A portion of the Chondrinema litorale genome contains these proteins:
- a CDS encoding M1 family metallopeptidase, with translation MNQFRYLLLITLMAIIMSNCSQTDTIKKDNKEDMVPPKTAQDPHTFANPQKTLMNHLNLDIEVDFKEKKIFGAAEIKFENHNSEVLFLDTKGLDIQSVKIGDREVEYVLHDEIPEMGSALEIAIDTFTKAVKIKYSTTEGAEALQWLSPSQTAGKRAPFLFTQSQAILARTWVPCQDSPGIRFTYNATVKVPENLIALMSAENPVEKAEDGIYTFNMHQPIPAYLLALTVGDVAYKKTGKRTGVYAELSMLNSSAKELEDMENMLEAAEKLYGPYQWGQYDVIFLPPSFPFGGMENPRLTFATPTILAGDKSLVSLVAHELAHSWSGNLVTNATWNDFWLNEGFTVYFEYRIMEEVYGKDVSRMLSLISYSDLQKELEALDYGEDTKLKLDLAGRNPDEGVTSIAYEKGYYFIKLIEQTIGKEAFDKFLNKYFGEHAFSSISTEEFLFYLNENLLKNYPNADSLININKWVYNTGLPENCPQIKSERVEKVLTLAKEFTGEGKVPKTEASKWMYQEWVLFLREIADSVDTQKMQVLDQNFNLSNSGNSEILFEWLMLAVKHNYQPAYRQLDNFLMNVGRRKFIAPLYEEMNANPKLQNLAKNIYKKARPSYHYVSINSIDKILNIDQ, from the coding sequence ATGAATCAATTTCGTTATTTGCTATTAATTACCTTGATGGCAATAATAATGAGCAATTGCTCCCAAACTGATACTATAAAGAAAGATAATAAAGAAGATATGGTTCCTCCAAAAACTGCACAAGACCCACATACGTTTGCGAATCCTCAAAAAACTTTAATGAATCACCTTAATCTAGATATTGAGGTTGATTTTAAAGAGAAAAAAATATTTGGTGCCGCAGAAATAAAGTTTGAAAACCATAACAGTGAAGTCCTTTTTTTAGACACTAAAGGTCTTGATATACAATCTGTTAAAATTGGAGATAGAGAAGTTGAATACGTTTTGCACGATGAAATACCAGAAATGGGAAGTGCTTTGGAAATTGCCATAGATACTTTTACAAAAGCAGTAAAAATAAAATATAGTACTACAGAAGGCGCAGAAGCTTTGCAATGGCTTTCACCATCGCAAACTGCAGGTAAAAGAGCTCCTTTCCTATTTACACAATCTCAAGCAATACTTGCCAGAACTTGGGTTCCTTGCCAAGATAGTCCCGGTATTAGGTTTACTTATAATGCTACAGTTAAAGTTCCTGAGAATTTAATAGCATTGATGAGTGCAGAAAATCCAGTTGAAAAAGCTGAAGATGGTATCTATACTTTTAATATGCATCAACCTATACCTGCTTATCTTTTAGCACTTACTGTAGGCGATGTGGCTTATAAAAAAACAGGTAAAAGAACGGGAGTATATGCAGAACTTTCTATGTTGAATAGCTCAGCAAAAGAGCTGGAAGATATGGAAAACATGCTTGAAGCTGCTGAAAAGTTATATGGACCATACCAGTGGGGACAATACGATGTAATTTTCCTTCCACCAAGTTTTCCTTTTGGTGGGATGGAGAACCCAAGACTCACATTTGCAACTCCAACCATACTTGCTGGAGATAAATCTTTAGTTTCACTTGTGGCTCATGAGCTGGCTCACTCTTGGTCTGGCAACTTGGTAACCAATGCCACTTGGAACGATTTCTGGCTCAACGAAGGCTTTACTGTGTATTTCGAATACAGAATTATGGAAGAAGTGTACGGAAAAGATGTATCTAGAATGCTCAGTTTGATTAGTTACTCCGATTTACAAAAAGAACTGGAAGCTTTAGACTATGGAGAAGACACAAAACTTAAACTCGATCTAGCAGGAAGGAATCCTGATGAAGGTGTTACTTCGATTGCTTATGAGAAAGGTTATTATTTTATAAAACTGATAGAGCAAACTATCGGAAAAGAAGCTTTTGATAAATTTTTAAATAAATATTTCGGTGAACATGCTTTTAGCTCTATAAGTACAGAAGAGTTTTTATTCTATTTAAATGAAAACCTCCTTAAAAATTACCCAAATGCAGACTCTCTGATAAATATAAATAAATGGGTCTATAATACTGGCTTACCAGAAAATTGCCCTCAGATAAAGTCTGAGAGAGTAGAAAAAGTTTTAACGCTAGCAAAAGAGTTTACTGGAGAAGGCAAAGTCCCAAAAACTGAAGCCTCTAAATGGATGTATCAGGAATGGGTCTTATTCTTAAGAGAAATAGCCGATAGTGTTGATACTCAAAAAATGCAGGTACTCGATCAAAACTTTAACCTTTCTAACTCAGGTAATTCTGAGATTTTATTTGAATGGCTAATGCTTGCAGTAAAACACAATTACCAACCTGCTTATAGGCAATTAGATAACTTTTTAATGAATGTGGGAAGAAGAAAATTTATAGCTCCATTATATGAAGAAATGAATGCTAATCCCAAACTACAAAATCTGGCTAAAAACATTTACAAAAAAGCCAGACCAAGCTATCACTACGTTTCCATAAATTCTATTGATAAGATATTAAATATCGATCAATAA
- a CDS encoding DUF4421 domain-containing protein, with translation MNYDTSYVKSYRDQLIIRGYGITKYNRLTIRDVATDNRINFDPNSNVNFGAGFNYKWLGFNAAFNFPFINNDDEKLGKTRFIDLQADIYGRKYLINVLFQDYKGFRITDNKMYLPQIAARDTIFLKRDDIHTQAIGVNGYYNLNSRKFSYFSPFIQNEWQKRSAGSFFVGGYLTALEVKTDSTLLFADYQSQFESNVDIQRGKFSTIGVSGGYAHTFVMYKKFFVTLSAAGGLGAEHSEIKSAENTPVISRESSINFSTFTRGAMGYNTDKLHIGLSFSSNINTYREKKTTDVIYQFGNVRLYLVKRLNIKKDNST, from the coding sequence TTGAATTATGATACAAGCTATGTCAAAAGTTATAGAGATCAACTTATTATTAGAGGTTATGGTATTACAAAATACAATAGACTCACAATAAGAGATGTTGCAACTGATAACCGTATCAATTTTGATCCTAATAGCAATGTAAACTTTGGAGCAGGCTTTAACTATAAATGGCTAGGCTTTAATGCTGCTTTTAACTTCCCCTTTATTAATAATGATGATGAAAAATTGGGAAAAACAAGGTTTATTGATTTGCAAGCAGATATATATGGAAGAAAATACCTGATCAATGTGTTATTTCAGGATTACAAAGGTTTCAGAATTACTGATAACAAAATGTACCTACCACAAATAGCAGCTAGAGATACCATCTTTTTGAAAAGAGACGATATACACACTCAAGCTATTGGTGTTAACGGATATTACAATTTAAACAGTAGAAAATTCTCTTACTTCTCTCCTTTTATACAAAACGAATGGCAAAAGCGAAGTGCAGGGTCATTCTTTGTTGGTGGATACTTAACCGCTTTAGAAGTAAAGACAGACTCCACACTCTTGTTTGCCGACTACCAAAGCCAGTTTGAAAGCAATGTAGACATACAAAGAGGAAAATTTAGTACAATTGGTGTTTCTGGAGGTTATGCACACACCTTTGTTATGTACAAGAAGTTTTTTGTAACTCTTTCTGCTGCAGGAGGTCTGGGAGCAGAACATTCTGAAATAAAATCAGCTGAGAATACACCAGTAATTAGCAGAGAATCGTCTATCAACTTTTCTACTTTTACTAGAGGAGCTATGGGTTATAATACCGATAAATTACATATCGGTTTAAGCTTTTCATCAAACATCAACACATATCGAGAAAAGAAAACTACTGATGTAATTTATCAGTTCGGAAATGTGAGATTGTACCTAGTTAAAAGATTAAATATTAAGAAAGATAACAGCACTTAA
- a CDS encoding lysylphosphatidylglycerol synthase transmembrane domain-containing protein yields the protein MDAQSSKVLKSLSPGKIVLPVLIGLAVFVFLIYQITEELDFDQIVNSIASANIAWIFAALIVLLARDAGYVYRIRHLTDKQLNWVSSIFVIILWEFASAVTPSVVGGTAVVVFIINKEGIKFGKSLAYVMLTAVLDNMFFVIASLVTFLFVPFEIFPSTSSNFEIFGWHFSVKGAFGLSVFLIGIYTLVMTYGLLIRPRAFKWILIKLTGNRLLKKWRKWAVQTGSDMILASEILRGKRKRYWFWAIISTIFIWSARYFMLNCLIAAFSDINVADHLLIFGRQIIMWVVMLISPTPGSAGTAEFVFPLFFSEFFKFAAFSGIVAIFWRLFTYYAYLGLGAFFLPRWIRKVFDTSSHKKEETPKDTKQGSTEENINIEEKVK from the coding sequence ATGGATGCGCAGAGTTCCAAAGTCTTAAAGTCATTAAGTCCGGGAAAAATTGTTTTGCCAGTATTAATTGGTTTGGCTGTCTTCGTTTTTTTAATTTATCAAATTACAGAAGAACTGGATTTTGATCAAATTGTAAATAGTATTGCCAGTGCCAATATCGCATGGATTTTTGCGGCTTTAATTGTTTTACTTGCCAGAGATGCAGGTTATGTTTACAGGATAAGGCACTTAACAGATAAGCAATTAAACTGGGTTTCCAGCATATTTGTAATAATATTATGGGAATTTGCTTCAGCAGTAACGCCATCTGTAGTTGGAGGTACAGCAGTAGTAGTTTTCATTATAAATAAAGAAGGAATCAAGTTTGGTAAATCGCTCGCTTATGTGATGCTTACCGCTGTGCTTGATAACATGTTCTTCGTAATTGCTTCACTAGTAACGTTCTTATTTGTTCCATTCGAAATATTCCCTTCAACATCAAGCAATTTTGAAATCTTTGGCTGGCATTTTTCAGTAAAAGGTGCTTTCGGTTTAAGTGTATTTTTAATTGGTATTTACACACTTGTAATGACCTACGGTTTATTAATTAGACCTAGAGCATTTAAGTGGATATTAATTAAATTAACCGGAAATAGATTACTGAAGAAATGGAGGAAATGGGCTGTACAAACAGGGAGTGACATGATTTTAGCCTCTGAAATTTTGAGAGGTAAAAGAAAAAGATATTGGTTTTGGGCCATTATATCTACCATTTTTATTTGGAGTGCAAGATATTTTATGCTCAATTGTTTAATTGCTGCCTTCTCAGATATTAATGTGGCCGACCATCTGTTGATTTTTGGTAGACAGATTATTATGTGGGTAGTGATGTTAATCTCTCCAACACCGGGTAGTGCTGGTACGGCAGAATTTGTGTTTCCTTTATTCTTTAGTGAGTTCTTTAAGTTTGCTGCATTTAGTGGTATTGTAGCTATTTTCTGGAGATTATTTACCTATTATGCTTATTTAGGTTTAGGAGCTTTTTTCTTGCCAAGATGGATTCGAAAAGTATTTGATACTAGTTCACACAAAAAAGAAGAAACTCCCAAAGACACAAAACAAGGTTCAACAGAAGAGAATATTAATATAGAAGAAAAGGTGAAATAA
- a CDS encoding AAA family ATPase, with the protein MLEAEDASFESRLDLTELKETVANIRKEIAKIIVGQDEMVSLLLAAIFSDGHVLIEGVPGVAKTLTAKILSRIISTNFSRIQFTPDLMPSDVLGTNIYNTKEAKFEFKRGPVFSNIVLIDEINRAPAKTQAALFEVMEEKQVTIDGHKYAFEPPFIVIATQNPVEQEGTYRLPEAQLDRFLFKIVVDYPAVDEEILILQGFHERKHKNDLDEIQPIISAEKLQAYKELVSEVKVEKNIIEYIAQIVTSTRNSTFLFLGASPRASIAILSGAKAFAVLHGRDFVTPDDVQRVLKSVLIHRIILTPETELEGLTPEQVLNRIVEQIEVPR; encoded by the coding sequence ATGTTGGAAGCAGAAGACGCTTCATTTGAAAGTAGACTCGACCTAACAGAGTTGAAAGAAACCGTAGCTAACATAAGAAAAGAAATCGCCAAAATAATTGTAGGTCAGGATGAAATGGTAAGTCTGTTACTAGCTGCAATTTTTTCAGATGGACATGTTTTAATTGAAGGTGTACCTGGTGTGGCTAAAACTCTTACAGCCAAGATATTATCTAGAATTATCTCAACCAATTTTTCTCGAATTCAGTTTACGCCAGATTTAATGCCTTCTGATGTATTGGGAACAAACATCTATAATACAAAAGAAGCAAAGTTTGAATTTAAAAGAGGTCCTGTTTTTTCAAACATTGTGTTGATAGATGAGATTAACCGTGCACCAGCAAAAACACAAGCTGCTTTGTTTGAAGTAATGGAAGAAAAGCAAGTGACCATAGACGGGCATAAATATGCATTTGAACCTCCATTTATCGTAATTGCTACACAAAACCCAGTGGAGCAAGAAGGTACTTACCGTTTACCCGAAGCACAGCTCGACAGATTCCTTTTTAAAATTGTAGTAGATTACCCAGCAGTTGATGAAGAAATATTGATACTACAAGGGTTTCATGAGAGAAAGCATAAAAACGATCTTGATGAAATACAACCAATTATTTCTGCTGAAAAACTACAAGCTTATAAAGAATTGGTAAGCGAGGTTAAAGTTGAAAAGAATATAATTGAATATATCGCCCAGATTGTAACTAGTACTAGAAATAGTACTTTCCTATTTTTGGGAGCATCTCCACGTGCTTCAATAGCTATTTTATCAGGCGCAAAAGCTTTTGCTGTTTTGCATGGCCGCGACTTTGTTACACCAGATGATGTACAAAGAGTTCTAAAATCAGTGTTGATTCATAGAATAATTTTAACGCCAGAAACAGAACTAGAAGGTTTAACGCCTGAACAAGTCTTAAATAGAATAGTTGAACAGATTGAAGTTCCTCGTTGA
- a CDS encoding DUF4350 domain-containing protein, which produces MSKKEKIYAWSLAGLFVLLVLIEYLQPKPLDWSRTYKKEDKIPYGDYLLYNMLETFDKDINLLSINKSYFELEDSDSLLTNSNNTNFLFIGDDFRPDDIDTEILLKQVANGATAFIVAKSYNYLFSDTLTFTVNRNFYFESEDKSEEDKKNQEEKVDINLTNVELAKVGGYTFDLGITDFYFSSFDSSSYYVLGTNQDNNANFISRKWGKGRIYLHSNPLIFTNYYMMSNDGSEYISSTLSYLPKGTILWDEYNKGVKIEPQTPLRFILSQPSLKWAWFLALFLMVMWMLFQSKRKQKKIRLVTPPENTSLEFVETISQLYFQQKQHHQLVHKKVKLFRDFLRRKYFIRPELSREETIKKLEMQTGLSEKELEEVFNLIDVLEKKQAVSESELLMLEEQTNKLSF; this is translated from the coding sequence ATGTCTAAAAAAGAAAAAATTTATGCCTGGTCATTAGCAGGTTTATTTGTTTTACTAGTATTAATAGAATACCTACAACCCAAACCCCTCGATTGGAGCAGAACATATAAAAAGGAAGATAAAATTCCCTATGGAGATTATCTCCTTTACAATATGCTCGAAACCTTCGATAAAGACATTAACCTTTTAAGTATAAATAAATCTTATTTTGAATTAGAAGATTCAGACTCACTTCTAACAAATTCGAACAATACAAACTTTCTGTTTATAGGTGATGATTTTAGGCCAGATGATATAGATACTGAAATCTTGCTTAAACAAGTGGCAAATGGAGCTACTGCCTTTATAGTAGCTAAAAGTTACAACTACTTATTTTCAGATACACTAACATTTACTGTAAATCGAAATTTCTACTTCGAGTCAGAAGACAAATCGGAAGAAGATAAGAAAAACCAAGAAGAAAAAGTTGACATTAATTTAACTAATGTTGAACTTGCTAAAGTTGGAGGATACACTTTTGATCTAGGAATTACAGACTTTTATTTCTCTTCATTTGATAGTAGCAGCTATTATGTATTGGGTACAAACCAAGATAATAACGCCAACTTTATTAGTAGAAAGTGGGGAAAGGGACGTATTTATCTGCATAGTAATCCGCTAATTTTCACGAACTATTACATGATGTCTAATGATGGTTCTGAATATATTTCATCAACATTATCTTACTTGCCCAAAGGAACAATCTTGTGGGATGAGTACAATAAAGGAGTAAAGATAGAACCACAAACTCCATTAAGATTTATACTAAGCCAACCTTCTTTAAAATGGGCTTGGTTTTTAGCTCTATTCTTAATGGTAATGTGGATGTTATTTCAATCGAAAAGAAAACAAAAGAAAATTAGATTAGTTACTCCACCTGAAAATACTTCATTAGAATTCGTCGAGACAATTAGTCAGTTATACTTTCAGCAGAAACAGCATCATCAGTTAGTTCATAAAAAAGTAAAGCTTTTTAGAGATTTTCTTAGAAGGAAATATTTTATCCGACCAGAATTAAGCAGAGAAGAGACTATAAAAAAACTCGAAATGCAAACGGGATTATCAGAAAAAGAACTTGAAGAAGTTTTTAATTTGATTGATGTGCTAGAAAAAAAACAGGCAGTTTCAGAAAGTGAACTTTTGATGTTAGAAGAACAAACAAATAAACTGAGTTTTTAA
- a CDS encoding ABC transporter permease: MYRFKLYSFINILGLAVGISFFTLLLLLVRHELSYDTHHKSANKIFRITKFVERNGVAEKTASVPFPFGPSAQKYFPEYIDEVVRIFNFQVPTHDIQYDSLHFNESLFYFADESFFKVFDYPLQLGDESIALNRPYSVIISDRAAKKYFGEENPIGKKIVYDDEFMMTVTGVFEEKKYASHFDFDFIASFASLESMELDEETLVSNWKWDPCWTYILLKDDKSPEDLEYLLNKLAMKNAPESYGENIDIFLQPIKEIHLYSDLDFELAANSDVKYVYIFSVIALLILIVATINFTNLSSAKSSFRAREVGIRKAIGADNYDLVKQFVVEFMFISLLSIILAFILVELLLPFISEIAGTELGIQKLETDILFYSVFISGIVIGLIASIYPAYFLTRNQPSEVLGGSIMLGLKSKRFRGVLVVVQFTITIFLLITTYITQGQFSYFRNADLGFNHDDVIMISVSNSQARFVYDSIKTDLLNTKYVESVTGLEEIPGISYRIHDYLPGLEFTGERKNWIFSPAMMVRQDFLETFGVKIIAGRDFDKGINDEYNGVIINQQMAEFMGYTDPQKVIGKQLRSRAGNERIVGVVKDFNFESLHHEVKPFVIDIPSPKFKAFFTKYIAVKVEKGQEYEALGSIKKVWSKHMPHRNFEYFFLSDKLEKLYFKEQKLVEVTIYFSIVSILIACLGLFGLSSFLVDMRRKEIAIRKAIGTTDWLVVWLLLKEFLILVGIAVLIAWPISYFVMENWLRGFPYRMEMSLFVYFDTAIIAFLLTLITVSYHTLRAAFKEPTEALQA; encoded by the coding sequence TTGTATAGGTTTAAACTATACTCATTTATTAATATTCTTGGTCTTGCAGTTGGTATTTCTTTCTTTACGCTATTATTACTACTAGTAAGACACGAACTGAGTTATGACACACATCATAAGTCTGCCAATAAAATTTTTAGAATAACCAAATTTGTAGAGCGTAATGGAGTAGCAGAAAAAACTGCCAGTGTTCCTTTTCCATTTGGTCCTTCAGCTCAAAAATATTTTCCGGAGTATATAGATGAGGTAGTTCGAATTTTTAATTTTCAGGTACCCACACACGACATTCAATACGATAGTCTACATTTTAATGAGAGCTTATTCTATTTTGCAGATGAGTCTTTTTTTAAAGTATTCGATTATCCTTTACAATTGGGAGACGAAAGCATTGCACTTAATAGACCATATTCTGTAATAATTAGCGATAGAGCTGCAAAAAAATACTTTGGTGAAGAAAATCCCATCGGTAAAAAAATAGTCTATGACGATGAATTCATGATGACTGTTACCGGTGTATTTGAAGAGAAAAAATATGCTTCACATTTCGACTTCGATTTTATTGCTTCCTTCGCCTCTTTAGAAAGCATGGAGCTTGATGAAGAAACGCTTGTTAGTAATTGGAAATGGGATCCGTGTTGGACATACATCTTACTGAAAGATGATAAATCTCCCGAGGACTTAGAGTATCTTTTAAATAAACTAGCGATGAAAAACGCACCAGAAAGTTATGGCGAAAACATCGATATTTTTCTTCAACCTATTAAAGAAATTCACCTTTATTCTGATCTTGATTTCGAGCTAGCAGCCAACTCAGATGTAAAATATGTGTATATATTTTCGGTAATTGCCTTACTCATATTAATAGTTGCTACAATCAACTTTACGAATCTTTCATCTGCTAAGTCTTCTTTTAGAGCAAGGGAAGTTGGTATTAGAAAGGCAATAGGTGCAGACAATTACGATCTGGTAAAACAGTTTGTGGTTGAGTTTATGTTTATCAGTTTGCTGTCTATAATTCTGGCATTTATTCTAGTTGAGTTACTACTTCCATTTATCTCAGAAATTGCCGGTACCGAACTTGGTATTCAAAAATTAGAAACAGATATTCTCTTTTACAGTGTCTTTATTTCTGGTATTGTAATAGGACTAATTGCCAGTATTTATCCTGCTTACTTTCTTACAAGAAATCAGCCTTCCGAAGTGTTGGGTGGTTCTATTATGCTTGGTTTAAAAAGCAAAAGGTTTAGAGGAGTGCTAGTAGTTGTTCAATTTACCATTACCATTTTTCTTTTAATAACTACCTACATCACTCAAGGCCAGTTTAGCTATTTTAGAAATGCAGATTTGGGCTTTAATCACGATGATGTGATAATGATCTCTGTTTCCAATTCTCAGGCGAGGTTTGTTTATGATAGTATAAAGACAGATTTACTCAATACAAAATATGTAGAGTCGGTTACAGGACTAGAAGAAATTCCGGGAATCAGTTATCGCATACATGATTACTTACCTGGGCTCGAATTTACCGGTGAACGCAAAAATTGGATATTTTCTCCCGCTATGATGGTAAGGCAGGACTTTTTGGAAACCTTTGGCGTAAAAATTATAGCAGGCAGAGACTTTGATAAAGGTATTAATGACGAATACAATGGTGTAATTATTAACCAGCAAATGGCTGAGTTTATGGGTTATACCGACCCTCAAAAAGTAATTGGGAAACAACTAAGATCAAGAGCAGGAAATGAACGAATTGTTGGTGTAGTTAAAGATTTTAATTTTGAATCACTACATCACGAAGTAAAGCCATTTGTAATTGATATACCTAGTCCAAAATTTAAGGCATTTTTCACAAAATACATTGCAGTTAAAGTAGAAAAAGGGCAAGAGTACGAAGCTTTAGGCTCGATAAAAAAGGTATGGAGTAAACATATGCCTCATCGAAACTTTGAGTATTTTTTCTTATCAGATAAACTTGAAAAGCTTTACTTTAAAGAGCAAAAGTTAGTAGAAGTAACGATCTATTTTTCAATTGTTTCCATCTTAATTGCTTGCTTAGGCTTGTTCGGATTGTCTTCGTTTTTGGTAGATATGCGTAGAAAAGAAATTGCCATTAGAAAAGCAATTGGTACTACAGACTGGTTAGTGGTATGGCTTTTACTCAAAGAGTTTTTAATTTTAGTAGGTATTGCAGTTCTAATTGCTTGGCCTATTTCATATTTTGTAATGGAAAACTGGTTAAGAGGCTTTCCTTACAGAATGGAAATGAGTTTATTTGTCTATTTTGATACTGCTATTATAGCTTTCTTGCTCACACTTATTACGGTGAGCTACCATACACTTCGCGCAGCATTTAAAGAACCAACTGAAGCACTTCAAGCATAA
- a CDS encoding ABC transporter ATP-binding protein, with protein MLLQLINVEKTYSNFGIDTVALNDINLTIKKGEFVSIMGPSGCGKTSLLNIMGLLDKPTKGEVIFHGEVTSNTSNRKRAFLRRNHIGFVFQSFNLIEELTIYENIELPLMYLKVPSNERKRRVGEVMERLHIAHKSNFFPQQISGGQQQRAAVARALIAKPSLILADEPTGNLDSARGQEVMEMLVELNESGTSIVMVTHSSTAAEYSQRIIHLFDGQLVTENLKKVTN; from the coding sequence ATGTTGTTGCAACTCATAAATGTAGAAAAAACTTATTCTAACTTCGGGATAGACACCGTTGCACTCAATGATATAAACCTAACTATTAAGAAAGGTGAATTCGTGAGTATAATGGGTCCGTCTGGATGTGGTAAGACTTCTTTGCTTAATATTATGGGTTTGCTAGATAAACCGACTAAAGGCGAGGTGATTTTTCATGGAGAGGTTACGTCTAATACTAGTAACAGGAAGCGTGCATTTTTAAGAAGAAATCATATCGGTTTTGTATTCCAAAGTTTTAATTTAATAGAAGAACTTACCATATACGAAAATATAGAGTTACCACTTATGTATCTCAAAGTTCCGAGTAATGAGCGCAAGCGTAGAGTGGGAGAAGTAATGGAGAGATTGCATATTGCACATAAAAGTAATTTTTTCCCTCAACAAATTTCTGGTGGTCAGCAACAAAGAGCAGCAGTAGCTCGCGCACTAATTGCAAAGCCAAGTTTAATATTAGCCGATGAACCTACTGGTAACCTCGATTCTGCCAGAGGGCAGGAGGTAATGGAGATGCTGGTAGAATTAAATGAATCTGGCACAAGTATAGTTATGGTAACTCACTCATCTACTGCGGCAGAATATAGCCAAAGAATTATTCATTTGTTTGATGGCCAACTAGTGACAGAAAATCTAAAGAAGGTAACCAATTAA
- a CDS encoding ABC transporter permease produces MKKDFSFFVAGRLRQIKGNNFSSLIAKIAIGSIAIGIAVMILAFAIFAGFKNNIQEKIFSFASHIQAKKWVDSYSYEELPVSKELYLYKNAYKIKGVEHIQVYSRKACILKTDEEVSGAVMKGIGEDFDTTRFVNNLVEGRFIDLSKENYSTEIIISRKMANRLELALNDKLVVYFVQDPPRLRKMTIKGIYETGIEDFDDLVVLSDIRLLQKLNGWDSTQVGGFEIFIEDFTKLDETFDNVWDAMDPELGISKVTELYMQFFDWFIMLNRNVIVVLIVILFVAGFNVISVTLIMITERTNMIGTLKALGSTNGQIRKIFIYNGSRLIIKGLLIGNLLAIGFGYLQNKFKMIPLDPNNYYMDSVPVLFDWSVILLINLGFIFLVSLILMIPTYIIARFEPIKAIKFS; encoded by the coding sequence TTGAAGAAAGACTTTTCCTTTTTTGTTGCAGGTAGACTTAGACAGATAAAAGGTAATAATTTTTCCAGCTTAATTGCAAAAATAGCCATTGGTAGTATAGCCATCGGAATTGCAGTAATGATTTTGGCTTTTGCCATATTTGCTGGTTTTAAAAATAATATCCAAGAAAAAATATTCAGCTTTGCTTCGCATATCCAGGCTAAAAAGTGGGTAGATAGCTACTCTTACGAAGAGCTTCCTGTAAGCAAAGAACTATATTTATATAAGAATGCTTACAAAATAAAAGGAGTTGAGCATATACAGGTTTATAGTCGAAAAGCCTGTATTCTTAAAACAGACGAAGAAGTTTCTGGTGCTGTAATGAAAGGCATTGGTGAAGACTTTGACACCACACGCTTTGTAAACAACTTGGTCGAAGGACGCTTTATCGATTTAAGCAAAGAAAATTATTCTACGGAGATTATCATCAGTAGAAAAATGGCCAACCGACTCGAACTTGCTCTCAATGATAAACTGGTAGTTTATTTTGTGCAAGACCCACCACGACTCCGCAAAATGACTATAAAGGGAATTTATGAAACCGGAATAGAAGACTTTGATGACTTAGTTGTTTTGTCAGATATTAGATTGCTTCAAAAGTTAAATGGTTGGGATAGTACACAGGTAGGTGGTTTCGAAATTTTTATTGAAGATTTTACCAAGCTAGACGAAACTTTCGACAATGTTTGGGATGCAATGGATCCAGAACTTGGCATAAGTAAAGTAACAGAGCTTTATATGCAGTTTTTTGATTGGTTTATCATGCTAAACAGAAATGTTATAGTAGTTTTAATTGTAATTTTGTTTGTGGCAGGATTTAATGTGATTTCTGTTACACTGATTATGATTACAGAAAGAACCAACATGATCGGTACATTAAAGGCATTAGGCTCAACAAATGGGCAGATTAGAAAAATATTTATATATAATGGTTCAAGATTGATAATAAAGGGTTTATTAATCGGTAATTTGCTGGCTATAGGTTTTGGCTATCTGCAAAATAAGTTTAAAATGATACCACTCGATCCAAATAACTATTACATGGACTCAGTTCCTGTCTTATTCGATTGGAGTGTGATTTTATTAATTAACTTAGGTTTTATATTTCTGGTAAGTCTAATATTGATGATACCGACATATATAATTGCCAGATTTGAACCGATAAAAGCGATAAAATTTAGTTAG